From the genome of Muricauda sp. SCSIO 64092, one region includes:
- a CDS encoding mannosyltransferase, protein MQNRVAKYWKLHRIPILLVLVSCIFYGVFAHNLVREDFPKLLSLFAALFFLHYKLIQFKKWNFKFLLVAGILFRLVFLMVEPNLSQDFYRFIWDGELIKNGLNPYRCTPNELIEKTTFHIQNANELYQGMGTLSARHYSNYPPINQLFFYLSSLLGMGSIMGSLIWLRTFTIAADMGILYFGRKLLGNLNLSPHLLFWYFLNPLVIIELTGNLHFEGMMLFLFIWAMYLISAGKYILAAPIYAASIMLKLVPLLFLPLFLKFFGIRKSALFYSVVGVSSFIYLIPFYTPELAANYGKTIGLWFSNFEFNASIYNLVKYLGVEFFGSKPWELIKSYGNFVKVATLIIILLLTFMQKHQTLTSVLKSMFFVLVGYYFLSSTVHPWYIVFPLVLGLFTDYRFAILWSAVIILSYFTYSQPEFKENLWLITLEYFLVIGYFVYEFLKNRNIPQLIRKNS, encoded by the coding sequence ATGCAGAACAGGGTTGCCAAGTATTGGAAGCTTCACAGAATTCCAATTCTTCTGGTATTGGTCAGTTGTATTTTTTATGGCGTTTTTGCCCATAATCTCGTCCGGGAGGATTTTCCAAAACTACTTTCACTTTTTGCTGCACTTTTCTTCCTCCACTACAAACTAATTCAATTTAAAAAATGGAATTTTAAGTTTTTGTTGGTTGCCGGAATACTGTTCCGATTGGTTTTCCTGATGGTCGAACCCAATCTATCCCAGGATTTTTACCGCTTTATTTGGGATGGGGAACTTATTAAGAATGGCCTTAATCCGTACCGCTGCACGCCAAATGAGCTGATTGAAAAAACTACCTTTCATATTCAAAACGCCAATGAACTGTACCAAGGGATGGGCACATTGAGTGCAAGACACTACAGCAACTATCCCCCAATAAATCAATTGTTCTTTTATCTAAGCTCCCTGTTGGGGATGGGAAGCATTATGGGCTCCTTAATTTGGTTGCGCACCTTTACCATTGCAGCGGACATGGGTATACTTTATTTTGGAAGGAAATTGTTGGGAAACCTGAATCTAAGTCCCCATTTACTTTTTTGGTATTTCCTCAACCCGTTGGTCATCATAGAACTTACGGGAAATCTGCATTTTGAAGGTATGATGCTGTTCCTTTTTATATGGGCCATGTACCTTATATCTGCGGGGAAATATATTTTAGCGGCCCCCATCTATGCCGCATCAATTATGCTAAAGTTGGTTCCCTTACTGTTCCTTCCCCTTTTTCTGAAATTTTTTGGGATACGGAAAAGTGCCCTTTTTTATAGTGTGGTGGGGGTAAGCAGTTTCATTTATCTCATCCCTTTTTATACACCGGAATTGGCTGCCAATTATGGTAAGACCATCGGGCTATGGTTTTCGAATTTTGAGTTTAACGCCAGCATTTATAATCTGGTAAAGTATCTGGGAGTGGAATTTTTCGGTTCCAAGCCATGGGAATTAATCAAATCATACGGAAACTTTGTAAAAGTTGCTACGCTTATCATTATACTCCTTTTGACATTTATGCAAAAGCACCAAACCTTGACCTCCGTCTTAAAATCCATGTTTTTTGTTTTGGTCGGCTACTATTTTTTGTCCTCGACCGTGCATCCATGGTATATTGTTTTTCCCCTGGTATTGGGATTGTTTACCGATTACCGCTTTGCAATTTTATGGTCCGCGGTAATAATCCTAAGCTATTTCACCTATTCCCAACCGGAGTTTAAGGAAAACCTTTGGTTGATTACCCTTGAATATTTTTTGGTGATTGGTTACTTCGTTTATGAATTTCTGAAAAATCGTAACATTCCTCAACTGATTCGTAAAAACTCATAA